A single window of Martelella sp. NC20 DNA harbors:
- a CDS encoding transposase — MSTSEFTLTSSDEEPARRFEVFRGSGRRRAWSDERKAEIVAESYEPGVTVCSVARRHGLTPQLSVALLHATRAMPCVPTCSP, encoded by the coding sequence ATGTCGACTTCAGAGTTTACGCTTACATCGAGCGATGAAGAGCCGGCGCGCCGTTTCGAGGTTTTCAGGGGCAGCGGTCGTCGGCGCGCGTGGAGCGACGAGCGCAAGGCTGAGATCGTCGCGGAGAGCTATGAGCCGGGCGTGACGGTCTGCTCCGTGGCGCGGCGCCACGGATTGACGCCGCAGCTTTCGGTTGCTCTGCTGCACGCAACAAGGGCAATGCCGTGTGTACCAACATGCTCACCATAA
- a CDS encoding AraC family transcriptional regulator — MDDRAAHIDATSGDKPGNLLGFVPDDWGRKFEFGPFGVTLTRIGPNSVSFSAGFHYAVQMLSAQPDRETALSSDRMRRFAADRGTLELIPHASEFSGRWYTPKENCLFAFDHDWLESFAARELDCGHLELQPPPPGTVDQAGYQIAGLIRDEIDHEIRPSHMYLEGLALSYAARILRNHSSARDRKLAPGHAKGGLSPRNWKDVEDFIQANLTENFSLTALAELCNLSYSHFTRAFRKTAGMSPYRYVLNQRLIYAQNIILRSDLALAEVATLAGFSSQSHLTSTMRRLHCVTPAALRKSKY, encoded by the coding sequence GTGGATGACCGCGCTGCTCATATCGACGCGACATCCGGGGACAAACCCGGAAACCTGCTCGGTTTTGTGCCGGACGATTGGGGCCGGAAATTCGAGTTCGGTCCGTTCGGCGTGACATTGACCCGCATCGGGCCAAACAGCGTGTCATTTTCTGCCGGCTTTCATTATGCCGTACAGATGCTTTCCGCCCAGCCGGACCGGGAGACGGCCCTTTCGTCAGATCGAATGCGGCGGTTTGCGGCCGACCGCGGCACGCTGGAGCTCATACCGCACGCATCGGAATTCTCGGGTCGCTGGTACACACCGAAGGAGAACTGCCTTTTCGCGTTTGATCACGACTGGCTCGAGAGCTTTGCTGCGCGCGAGCTTGATTGCGGCCATCTGGAACTGCAACCTCCTCCGCCTGGAACGGTCGATCAGGCGGGCTATCAGATCGCGGGCCTGATACGCGATGAAATCGATCATGAAATCCGCCCGAGCCACATGTATCTGGAAGGGCTGGCGCTCAGCTATGCCGCGCGAATTCTGCGCAATCATTCCTCCGCAAGAGATCGGAAGCTGGCCCCCGGTCATGCGAAAGGCGGACTGTCTCCCCGAAACTGGAAGGATGTCGAGGACTTCATTCAAGCCAATCTGACCGAGAACTTCAGCCTCACCGCTTTGGCTGAACTCTGCAATCTCTCCTACAGCCACTTTACGCGGGCCTTTCGCAAAACCGCCGGCATGTCCCCTTATCGCTATGTCCTGAACCAGCGTCTGATCTATGCCCAGAATATCATTCTCCGCAGCGATCTCGCCTTGGCCGAGGTCGCCACATTGGCGGGGTTCAGCAGTCAGAGCCATCTGACGTCAACCATGCGCCGGCTGCATTGCGTCACGCCAGCCGCGTTGCGCAAGTCAAAATATTGA
- a CDS encoding trimeric intracellular cation channel family protein — protein MITDPTTLYLLHIIYLVALAAEAMTAALAAGRRSMDWVGVILLACITGLGGGSVRDLLLDHHPLSWVGSPELLLVTGGAAILTIIIARHMHRLQRVFLFLDAVGLVVFSIIGSNIAIGLDQPFLVVIAAGMITGCVGGVLRDILCNDVPLLFRAELYATVSVITVAIFAGGGRLGLDHNLVLLLALSAGLCLRLLALRFGWSMPKFVYKHDLH, from the coding sequence ATGATTACCGATCCGACGACGCTCTATCTCCTGCACATCATCTATCTTGTCGCCCTCGCCGCAGAAGCCATGACCGCTGCACTCGCGGCCGGGCGACGCAGCATGGATTGGGTCGGCGTGATCCTGCTTGCCTGTATCACCGGGCTCGGGGGAGGCTCTGTTCGGGACCTGCTTCTGGACCATCATCCGCTTTCATGGGTTGGCTCGCCGGAGCTTCTTCTGGTCACGGGCGGGGCTGCGATCCTGACGATCATCATTGCCCGGCACATGCATCGGCTGCAGCGCGTCTTTCTTTTTCTGGACGCGGTCGGGCTCGTCGTCTTCAGCATTATCGGCAGCAATATCGCCATCGGCCTCGATCAGCCGTTTCTCGTCGTGATCGCCGCCGGCATGATCACCGGCTGCGTCGGCGGCGTGTTGCGTGACATTCTGTGCAACGATGTTCCGCTGCTGTTTCGCGCGGAACTTTATGCGACCGTCTCCGTCATCACGGTTGCGATCTTCGCAGGCGGGGGGCGGTTGGGGCTCGATCACAACCTCGTCCTGCTGCTCGCCCTCAGTGCCGGCCTTTGCCTGCGTTTGCTGGCGCTGCGGTTCGGCTGGAGCATGCCCAAATTCGTCTACAAACACGATCTGCACTGA